Proteins co-encoded in one Cloacibacillus sp. genomic window:
- a CDS encoding SpoIIE family protein phosphatase has translation MDSICIDACYNSLIKKNEELCGDRVQVINSPESMLLVLSDGLGSGVKANILSTLTSKIISTMISRGASIEDTVDTIAHTLPVCKVRGIAYSTFMILNIQRDGKGYLAEYDNPPCMLIRGGHHIPFEYEEKTIGGKLVRESRFTAQEGDYFVIVSDGVTQAGMGETLSFGWGCDEVADFLCGPCGERLSAPRVINRVLDVAKDLYLGKPGDDTTVSIAHILPKQQVSLFSGPPKNPEDDARIVKDYIETSGLHIVSGGTSSEILSRELKRPLHVNIDYTDSDIPPMASIEGIDLVTEGVMTLKHAIAMIEEYIDRPAVPRMISELDDQHGAAKLAKILIERCTHLKLFISKAVNPAHQNPDFPTELRVKSRLMDDLAAVMTRLGRHVEKNYY, from the coding sequence GGAGAGCATGCTGCTCGTACTCTCGGACGGCCTCGGCAGCGGCGTGAAGGCCAATATCCTTTCGACGCTGACCTCGAAGATCATCTCCACGATGATCAGCCGCGGCGCTTCGATCGAGGACACGGTGGACACCATCGCGCATACGCTGCCGGTCTGCAAGGTGCGCGGCATCGCCTACTCCACCTTCATGATCCTCAACATCCAGAGGGACGGCAAGGGCTATCTCGCGGAGTACGACAACCCTCCCTGTATGCTGATACGCGGCGGCCACCACATCCCCTTTGAATATGAGGAGAAGACTATCGGCGGCAAGCTGGTGCGCGAGAGCCGCTTCACAGCGCAGGAGGGCGATTATTTCGTCATCGTCAGCGACGGCGTGACGCAGGCCGGCATGGGCGAGACTCTTTCATTCGGCTGGGGCTGCGACGAGGTGGCGGATTTTCTCTGCGGACCATGCGGGGAGAGGCTCTCCGCGCCGCGCGTCATCAACCGCGTGCTCGACGTCGCCAAGGATCTCTATCTGGGCAAACCGGGCGACGACACCACCGTCTCCATCGCGCACATTCTGCCCAAACAGCAGGTGAGCCTATTTTCGGGGCCGCCGAAGAACCCGGAGGACGACGCGCGCATCGTCAAGGATTATATCGAAACAAGCGGGCTGCATATCGTCAGCGGCGGCACAAGCTCCGAGATACTCTCGCGCGAGCTGAAGCGTCCGCTGCATGTAAATATCGACTATACGGACAGCGACATCCCTCCTATGGCGTCGATCGAGGGCATCGACCTCGTGACGGAGGGGGTAATGACGCTCAAGCACGCCATCGCGATGATCGAAGAGTACATAGACCGCCCTGCGGTCCCGAGGATGATCTCCGAACTCGACGACCAGCACGGCGCGGCAAAGCTCGCGAAGATCCTCATCGAACGCTGCACTCACCTGAAGCTCTTCATCAGCAAGGCGGTGAACCCGGCGCACCAGAACCCAGACTTCCCCACCGAGCTACGCGTGAAGTCGCGCCTGATGGACGATCTCGCGGCGGTGATGACAAGGCTCGGGCGGCACGTGGAGAAAAATTATTATTAA